The following proteins come from a genomic window of Leishmania major strain Friedlin complete genome, chromosome 3:
- a CDS encoding putative MFS transporter (previous protein_id=AAM69007.1) → MPLDSKEPHRRAAVDAAQQPSASVKPKTPSNTVLAFALREEENHIDDAALVAAMDDENADPLLHPAQTRALLHIEQREENRLRGDPWRFAVAPIFCLLSISNAMQWIAFSPIVDEVRTYFHMNATQVNFLATTYVIAYVVIVFLSCKLYEVTGIKIGVLIAAAANALGALLKIIALYAWPNAALLYLAQVSNSFTEVLTIATPPLISNRWFPEKERMVANTVMSSALNFGCGIGVLVPTFFVGPDKQSKKHFGNFFWFHFVYAALVLALVVFLFPRRPRYAASHVAARQQNREERRLRALDHVLHRRHSDEDEEESDNRPHPHAVQKRGVAKSKNEPLVAGLTDACKEGSCDLAAVAAGNQCASSSGAAVEHGIDEIQDAESESEREEPEVQPVNVFSVLMDCFREFRSNWSFILLAISSAAELGLIWGVATVLPQMLAPYGISEAMAGWIGFLNLVLGTVVCPFFMPLVDRYGRRYKLLLCALSVMVVLVMVLLTLLLHLGPAVHEDSKYYVTAVFVLWGGVAGICQNFMMPLMFEYVVELTFPMAESTSAPVLTWTACLTNFLLTLIFGEVLTDTPTENKALRTFIGATVVSFIGCVTLFLTKPLTKRTDYEKHQAEALEQRKMRLQSAAAVAVGMDGACLHHGVDGAAVGASAVPPPPPVTHRNSAHSHHDGDATEVKKA, encoded by the coding sequence ATGCCACTCGACAGTAAagagccgcaccgccgcgcagccgtggatgctgcgcagcagccgtcggcGTCTGTGAAACCCAAGACGCCATCAAACACAGTGCTGGCGTTCGCGttgcgggaggaggagaaccaCATCGACGATGCTGCGCTCGTCGCCGCGATGGATGACGAAAACGCCgacccgctgctgcacccggCCCAGACCCGCGCGCTCCTCCACAtcgagcagcgcgaggagaaCCGCTTGCGCGGTGATCCGTGGCGCTTCGCGGTGGCGCCCATCTTCTGCCTGCTCTCCATCTCCAACGCCATGCAGTGGATCGCCTTCTCGCCGATTGTGGATGAGGTGCGCACGTACTTCCACATGAACGCAACCCAAGTGAACTTCCTGGCCACCACCTACGTGATCGCCTacgtcgtcatcgtcttTCTCAGCTGCAAGCTGTACGAGGTGACCGGCATCAAAATTGGCGTCTTGattgccgccgcggcgaacgcgctcggtgcgctgctgaagaTCATCGCCCTCTACGCGTGGCCCAACGCGGCCCTGCTGTACCTCGCGCAGGTCTCCAACAGCTTCACGGAGGTGCTCACAATCGCGACGCCTCCGCTCATCTCGAACCGCTGGTTcccggagaaggagcgcatGGTGGCGAACACCGTCATGTCCTCAGCGCTCAACTTCGGGTGCGGCattggcgtcctcgtcccGACCTTCTTTGTGGGTCCGGATAAGCAGTCGAAGAAGCACTTCGGCAACTTCTTCTGGTTTCACTTCGTCTacgcggcgctggtgctcgctctcgtcgtctttctctttccaCGGAGGCCGCGCTACGCCGCCAGCCACgtcgcggcgcggcagcagaaccgcgaggagcgccgcctgcgcgcgctcgatcacgtgctgcaccgccggcacagcgacgaggatgaagaggagTCCGACAACCGACCGCATCCGCATGCTGTGCAGAAGAGGGGCGTCGCCAAGAGCAAGAACGAGCCTCTCGTGGCCGGCTTGACGGATGCCTGCAAGGAGGGCAGCTGCGActtggcggcggtggcggcgggcaaccagtgcgccagcagcagcggtgccgcggtggAGCACGGCATCGACGAGATCCAGGACGCAGAGtcggagagcgagagggaagAGCCGGAGGTGCAGCCGGTGAACGTCTTCTCCGTGTTGATGGACTGCTTTCGCGAGTTCCGCAGCAACTGGTCCTTCATTCTCCTTGCCATCAGCTCTGCCGCGGAGCTGGGTCTCATCTGGGGtgtggcgacggtgctgccgcagatGCTGGCCCCGTACGGCATCAGCGAGGCCATGGCCGGCTGGATCGGCTTCCTCAACCTCGTGCTTGGCACCGTCGTCTGCCCCTTCTTTATGCCACTCGTGGACCGCTATGGCCGCCGCTACAAGCTGCTTCTGTGCGCCCTCTCCGTGATGGTGGTGCTTGTCATGGTGCTgctcacgctgctgctgcacctcggcCCCGCCGTGCACGAAGACAGCAAGTACTACGTCACGGCTGTGTTTGTGCTCTGGGGCGGTGTCGCGGGTATCTGCCAGAACTTCATGATGCCGCTCATGTTCGAGTACGTTGTGGAGCTGACCTTCCCCATGGCGGAGAGCACGTCCGCACCGGTTCTGACGTGGACCGCTTGCCTGACGAACTTTCTGCTCACTCTCATCTTTGGGGAAGTGCTGACCGACACGCCCACGGAAAacaaggcgctgcgcaccttcatcggcgccaccgtcgtcTCCTTTATCGGCTGCGTGACCCTCTTCCTCACAAAACCGTTGACGAAGCGCACGGACTACGAGAAGCACCAGGCCGAGGCCCTCGAGCAGCGCAAGATGCGCCTGcagtcggcggcggcggtagcggtggGCATGGACGGCGCTTGTCTCCATcacggcgtcgacggcgcagccgtgggcgcgtcagcggtgccgccgccgccgccggtgacgCACCGAAACTCCGCCCACAGCCACCACGACGGTGACGCCACAGAAGTCAAGAAGGCCTGA
- a CDS encoding conserved hypothetical protein (previous protein_id=AAM69006.1) yields MSTISGLNGKPAHEPVTSAAQINTDLGAFHEKYSCGNVSQTALGRQDPLALNTNGKSLRKNSLRLKRKRLCELQEWEYQAATAPRRCANPGPVGLLGFGLSTILLNLHNTGNFPLSTVIVAMGICLGGGAQFIAGMLEWVRGNTFAYVAFTSYGTFWLSLVCVWMLPNTAAGTSNLVAPASEYFVGVYLFLWGIFSFVMLLCTIRMNLAIFLVFLTVTLLFLMLGCSSMANSAIGLRAAGYEGIICGSLALYLAFAEILNEMWDRTVLPVIPMTQALGWFGASPEKASDSAELAYHDQPPKVN; encoded by the coding sequence ATGTCCACTATCAGCGGGCTTAATGGCAAACCCGCCCATGAGCccgtcacctccgccgcccaAATCAACACCGACCTGGGCGCGTTCCATGAGAAGTATTCGTGCGGCAACGTGTCCCAGACAGCGCTCGGCCGCCAGGATCCCCTGGCTCTCAACACGAACGGCAAATCGCTCCGTAAAAACTCGCTGAGGCTGAAGCGGAAGCGGCTGTGTGAGCTCCAAGAGTGGGAATACCAGGCCGCAAccgcaccgcggcgctgcgcgaacCCGGGCCCGGTCGGCCTGCTCGGCTTTGGCCTCTCGACGATCCTGCTGAACCTGCACAACACCGGGAACTTTCCGCTGTCGACGGTGATCGTCGCCATGGGCATCTGCCTCGGCGGAGGTGCGCAGTTTATCGCGGGTATGCTCGAGTGGGTGCGCGGTAACACCTTCGCGTACGTCGCCTTCACCTCGTACGGTACCTTCTGGCTGTCCCTCGTGTGCGTCTGGATGCTGCCAAACACagccgccggcacctccaACCTCGTGGCTCCAGCGAGCGAGTACTTTGTAGGCGTGTACCTCTTCTTGTGGGGCATCTTCTCCTTCGTCATGCTTTTGTGCACTATCCGCATGAACCTCGCCATCTTTCTCGTGTTCCTTACCGTGACGCTGCTCTTCCTGATgctcggctgcagcagcatggCGAACAGCGCGATAGGGCTGCGTGCGGCTGGCTACGAGGGCATCATCTGCGGCTCCCTCGCCCTCTACCTCGCCTTTGCCGAGATTCTGAACGAGATGTGGGACCGCACAGTCCTGCCGGTGATCCCGATGACGCAGGCGCTCGGCTGGTTCGGCGCCAGCCCTGAGAAGGCAAGCGACAGTGCCGAGCTGGCGTACCACGATCAGCCCCCCAAGGTCAACTGA